A single window of Canis lupus familiaris isolate Mischka breed German Shepherd chromosome 7, alternate assembly UU_Cfam_GSD_1.0, whole genome shotgun sequence DNA harbors:
- the MGAT4F gene encoding alpha-1,6-mannosyl-glycoprotein 4-beta-N-acetylglucosaminyltransferase-like precursor: MRGRPWGCVIAAVPLVVLSFLLQENEEEHLTENPSLEEKKKMLWRLNQEQLGSESRDHLAAFKDMREAAPVLQQATYRLLAGSPPQGRRLLVAGIASEWGPRGTYLLDTLRSLFQASSEAELDNVLVLVHLSGGDPAWLGQTTANISGLFGRHIEAGRLLVIGGGLGGAPGPGHPGSPSRGSACGARWAGHRASYALLMNFAHNLSEYFLVMGDRVRCSPEFISSVSRVLWAWRALPWAVLEFSGLRLSGKVVHAGDLGRLASLLLFPADLPIPSLLSEFRLLLAQDAPIRFNPAVFHGSGRGSAAGDPCAPPGEEEEEEEEASGEPDNPAATVLSDMMAAGSAPPQVAYVLNKECYSVLSPVRGNYLAVAWDRPQRVARVAVLTGSEPHGLHLLHQGRVELGLGPWVAGHCGRHSLLGPLVAGRLDQAVFSEARLSCLRLLVLMPQEPWLLVRQIRVWTRPEEADTEPAASGEDAGPAPTRSAARQ, encoded by the exons ATGCGCGGCCGCCCGTGGGGATGTGTCATAGCTGCTGTGCCCCTCGTCGTCCTGAGCTTCCTCCTCCAAGAGAACGAGGAAGAGCATCTCACGGAGAACCCATCGTTG gaggaaaagaagaaaatgctgtgGCGGCTCAATCAGGAGCAACTCGGCTCTGAGAGCAGGGACCACCTGGCGGCCTTCAAGGACATGCGGGAAGCCGCCCCTGTCCTCCAGCAGGCCACCTACCGGCTCCTGGCTGGATCCCCTCCGCAGGGAAGGA GGCTGCTGGTGGCCGGCATCGCCTCGGAGTGGGGCCCGCGCGGGACCTACCTGCTGGACACCCTGCGGTCCCTTTTCCAGGCCTCGTCAGAAGCCGAGCTGGACAACGTGCTGGTGCTGGTGCACCTGTCAGGGGGTGACCCCGCGTGGCTCGGCCAGACGACTGCCAACATCTCGGGGCTCTTCGGGCGCCACATTGAAGCCGGGAGGCTGCTGGTGATCGGCGGTGGCCTCGGGGGGGCCCCGGGCCCGGGACACCCGGGCTCCCCGAGTCGCGGCTCGGCCTGCGGGGCGCGGTGGGCCGGGCACAGGGCCAGCTACGCGCTCCTCATGAACTTCGCTCACAACCTGTCCGAATACTTTCTGGTGATGGGAGATCGCGTTCGCTGCAGCCCCGAATTCATTTCCAGCGTCTCCCGGGTCCTGTGGGCCTGGAGAGCGCTTCCCTGGGCCGTCCTGGAGTTCTCGGGCCTGCGCCTCTCGGGGAAGGTCGTGCACGCCGGGGACCTGGGCCGCCTGGCCTCCCTTCTCCTGTTCCCCGCCGACCTTCCCATCCCCTCGCTCCTCTCTGAGTTCCGTCTTCTCCTGGCCCAGGACGCCCCGATCCGCTTCAACCCGGCGGTCTTCCACGGCTCGGGCCGGGGCTCGGCGGCTGGGGACCCATGCGCGcccccaggggaggaggaggaagaggaggaggaggcgtcCGGGGAGCCGGACAACCCAGCCGCCACTGTCCTCAGCGACATGATGGCCGCGGGGAGCGCCCCGCCCCAGGTGGCCTACGTCCTGAACAAGGAGTGCTACTCCGTGCTCAGCCCCGTGCGGGGCAACTACCTGGCCGTGGCCTGGGACAGGCCGCAGAGGGTAGCCCGCGTGGCAGTGCTGACAGGCTCCGAGCCGCACGGGCTGCACCTACTGCACCAGGGTCGCGTGGAGCTGGGCCTCGGGCCGTGGGTTGCGGGCCACTGTGGCCGCCACTCCCTGCTGGGCCCGCTGGTGGCCGGGCGCCTGGACCAGGCCGTGTTCTCCGAGGCGCGCCTGAGCTGCCTGCGGCTGCTCGTGCTGATGCCCCAGGAGCCCTGGCTGCTGGTCAGGCAGATCAGGGTCTGGACGCGGCCCGAGGAGGCGGACACCGAGCCCGCGGCCTCCGGGGAGGACGCCGGGCCCGCCCCAACCCGCTCGGCCGCCCGCCAATAA